aattaagtttatgtGCGCTATCATTTtcaggcgcccatagccagttgcgctcaccggtcggtaatcgaaccgtgggttaagcaatccttggcgcggtcattctattgatggatgaccgcatagtggtatttaagcagggcgtctccatgctttggagggcacgtaaaaagtcggtcccggcttttgtctactaagataacagtctaAGCCACGGCAAAGGCCtctccgggcggcttgaacaactttgacactaggttgaccactaaccatacgacaaacaaaaacaactattttCTTTGATACAAATGCGTATGATAACATGACAGTGTACCTATACATATTTTAGACGATGACCGTACTTACCTGTGCAATATAGTGATAATTTATCTTAACAATTGATTCACAGACGTACCGTTAGTATCAATCCACGTTTGACATTGAAGAACTGTAGACCACTTAACGCTACGGTGCTGCCATGAATCTGGTCTAAGAACCTCTCAATCTGAAATATCAGAAAAAATGGTTTTCGTTTATTTTACCACTTCATTTCGATCTTAGAGCATCGTTAGGGCTTTCTTATATGCCTATCGTATTTTTAGTGCCAACGACTCCAGAAAACTCCTTAATCTTGTTTCTTGCTTTTTACTTCCTGAGAGGTATTAGAGGGcacttttatatttcattttaaaataattcccaacccccggtttctgagtacatttagtggtagtttgtctattcgatagcgttttttatatgagattaaGCGCTATttaataggtaaactaccgcttaatgtacctcagaaaccgggggtaagtcattttttcgaaacacggaggaactctatatgtataaaatggtcacccatccacggaacaacttcggcaagcgtagtTTAACTTCAGAGAtggatccgcgcggctgttgttaactaagctcCTCAccttaattattcatattacatGGACTAAAAATAAGACAATAATCAAGCAAGCCTGATATAGTGACCCAATTATTGACCTATCAATGGTTCTTCCAGTCCTTCAAGTTACTCTGCTGACGTCATCAGTCAACGACAAACTTCACTGCCGCCGTAATCCCTCGCTTAATAGTTTCCTAGTTTAGCAGAGTTTGTAGCAAAAACTTCGTCCGCAATAGATGTAGCGTTGATTTTCGCCGAAATTGAAGGTGTTTAGATGAAAAGTTTGATTGAGTATTCATAGACTTTGGTTATTGTTGTTCGTGGTGTTTCGTAGTTTTATAGTTTGTAAGTTTTAGCCCctgcactagcggttaaccgcgagAACGGCTAGACGCGCGGTTATAGTTAAGTTTGCAAACGCCTGACAATAAATGGCAGTTGACTACgtgcagtagcgcgattctgtatagtcggtactatcgagtatcgaaattttgacatttagaatatactgccaaaataccCTAAACACTACGAATACTAAtgttcatacataatttctcgatgacaggtcaattgtcggtagtcgatagaagtaaagaatcgagctataggTGTGTACAAGCGGTTGCATACAGACTAAAGTGTAGCCGTAGTCGGTAAACGAgctgtggattaagcaaccttagcgcggacattccatagattggTGGTATTTGAAGGGCGCGTAAAAATTctgtctcggttgttgtcaataagaaaacagtcgttaagctacgtcaaaggccttcgggaaCTTGAACAACACGAGGTTGACGTTAACTACACGACGAaggaatgaaataaataaaacactatatTTTGTTACCTCAACGCAATAAGTAGCAGAAGAAACATCGTACAAAGCGTACGCTGGCTCGAGACTGGCGGCATTAACTCTCGCCGCAGCTAGCGATACAGCCAGAGATCGAGCCACGAGGAATATAAATGAATACGCAAAGTAAATTGAGTGCTCGTAGCCCCGCATGTACCTGTAAAGTATTTTCaatgaattaatttatcaatacaatttttgcaatagatgtattcTGGCCAATGaatgaatacaaatatttaaaatatcctcCGAAGACCTCCAATATTCGGCAACGATgggcaatttatttaaaaccgaTGTAGGACTTCAGTTATTGTGTACAAGTGTACAGGTACATTATCTGCCTGTGTGCACTTTCGCATTACAATAATGCCGGCCTCTGTGCGCGAATgctagtgtatgcgactgctgagCAGAAGTTTCGGGTTTTGAGCCCCGGATCGAGACAACAATTTCTTCCAGTATTTTTTTCTCACAAACCTTAGTAAATTTCTAGCAAAGAAGTTGAAGTTTGTAGGCCTCCATGCCTTGGAGAGCATAAAAAACCGTCGGTCCTGTGCCTGACCACTGGCCACACCGGTCATTCGTTCCACCGGCCTGTGAGAACACTCTCTGTCATGCATTTTTACAATACTTCTAGTTAAAATCATACCTTTGATCAGGTACAGTGGCATTGTTGCATCTGTCTGAAGGTCGTATCCCGACGCTGAAAAAAAGATTACTAAATTAGCAGTGCGGCTTGTTCCTATATTCAGGCCCACGAATCAAGACTCGCCGCCTATTACAGGcaactaatatatttttcttttttaccccttactgtcccgctgcagggcaagggtctccttccaaacgagcgGGAGGgaaactaatattgtaaatgacaaaacatattttatacatttcatacacctctgcttccacattcgggtataaaaggcgtgatgcCGTATATCCCCTCTATCTCTTTCTTCCTTGCTATGAATCCCTTCCTTATCTCACTCCTCCACTTAGCTCTGACCATCGTGACTGCTTCATCGTCTTCGAAAACCTCACACTCAGTCATGTATTTGAACAAGTTCATACAACAACCTCTATTTTTTACTCACGCTAATGTATGAAGCAGTTGTGAACACACGAAGAACAGGTTGCTTGCAAACGATATAAATATAAGGCCTCCAATTATACGATCTACTTTACGTACTAAGTAAGTAGCTTTGTTGTAGTCTTCCCTCATCGTTCGCCAGAACGACGGTGGGGAGTTctgaaaaaaatgacaaaaatgtatgtatattatagttAGGCCTTTTCAAACTTGCAAATCAAGTCATGtaattttatcggagtctctcgctcgcacttacataCTGTCCTATTCCTgtcattcttttaattatgtcaTAGTTCGCATGTTTGTAATGGCCCAACACATAGCACATgcatgtaattttaataatacgtaGCTTGTTTGTGATAAAATTGAACATTCTCAATAGTTGGCTGAAGTATGTACTGCTGATCGGAGAGTGGCAGTAAGATCCCCCCTCGCACcgttatacatacaaacaatatagACGATGGATCTTAGGTGTATTTTGATACGTCTTTGAGTGTCGCCGCTTAACTGCCACTTGAAACTTAAGCCCTTCGCACATAAAACTACACAAGTCTTCTATACTCAATGATTTTAGTCTTCAAGCAACTAGCGCCATACAAATCCAGTTGCAGGACGAAGGTTGGCAACGCGACTCATGTACGAACCTCAATGGATTTGTATTGCTTGCTTGCTTGTCGtttggttaatggtcaaccgtgtgtcaaagttgttcaagccgcccgagaggcctttgacgtggcttaacgacttttatcttagtagacaactatcggaaccgacttttaacgtgtcctccgaagcacggagacgcccagttcaaataccatcatgcggtcacccatctatggaatgaccgcgccaatggttgcttaacccacagatcgtttaccgaccggtgagtgcaactgacTATGGTGACGATTTGTATTGCGATAGTCGATTCGAAGAGAATTGTTTAGTATGGTGGTATATACGAACTTTATCTTTAGCAGCTACTACTCTGTGGTTGACTTGCTCGAGTCGAGAAGTGAGGTAAATACTCATACATATCACGAAAAGGTCTGGAAAGTTCCAGTTAAACGTGCAAGTCATGTTGActatctgaaaataaacaatagttaAGAGAATCAGATCGCACATACCAACCTTTACCATATGGATGTGcaggcaaaaaaaaatactgcaattTATTTCTGCTTCAATTACATTGATTGGATGATGAaatgataaatttaaatactgGAGGTATTcttattaatgttaattatactttattttattacagtaaaaagttattatttactcATAAAACCTTACGAAAATACGATACGTCATATGCCAATATCTTTTTACTGAAAAATCTTGTTGACTACTGCTGATTTTTTATGACTGTTGAttagaatggcttaacctaactaggcaatatttaaaaagtaagaaagataaaagaaattgtataaaatcgggggtttttaatttaaagttatagaGTATGATTCGACTGTTAATCAAGTAGCCTATAGTTTGATACATACCTGAGTCATAATCCCGTAGAACATGTTATAGGGGACGAACATGAATACCCAAGGAAAACTGCGTCTCACATGACTCTCGTATATCGGGTTTTCGGGCTCGCAGTCGATAGCTAAAGCTATACCGTGTAGCTCGGAAAAAAGATGTTCCACTGGAAAAATacacgtttttataaaataaatctagtcCCGAGTGGGATTTAAGCCCACCACaagcggcgctacggttattgcggctaggtgaccacgttaaccactgtgGCAAACGTGCAGCATATCTTTTTACTTCCAACATGGAAAATCATCTTACATGTGACAATTCTTAAGAATAAGAAATTGAAACTATAATTTGATTCGTTTAATCGGTTGTGTATGTGATCGCGCGTTTAAGACTTTTTCTACCGTAACGCACGGTAAAACCGCCTATAgatagtgcagtcaattaagcttaaattaggtaagaatctcggaattcgagatacccagctgtaagtctgtaaatacttgtatattgacaccctaaaagttgtctcaaaacctacatatggtagggtgtacgcaactataaaatttcaaggtccaaagtcccaaaaaccggttttttgagctttttttgtaaatatctcatttcctatggaatttttgcattcgtattcattaccaatattgtgcagtataaaattctctacaaattttgtttgaattttttttttacggtgaaccgttttcgagatagaggggggagagcgcgcggtcacaggatcatttcaagtcaaccggtgcctccggtcgtagatgcgccatatatattatagttgatgaactatcgataaatcaatgattataattataaataaatttaacccattactgtcccactgctgagcaagggtcttctcccgtaatgagggaggggttaggccttgagtccaccacgctggccaagtgcgggttggggacaatgcatacaaattttattcatgcaaggtttcctcacgatgttttccttcaccgttggagcatgtgacaattatttctaatacacacataacttcgaaaagtcattggtgtcatcattttcttcataattatattaaatctatatattttcaataatactgatttatttgtttttttgtcatcatgtaagaagttattaatattaattaggttaaaattcaaatatacttagtgcctatattttcatgaaaaattctgcaactacatgggcaggtaagtgttgataagttaattaatactgaataaaaagtggataggttatgaaaaaaatgataaaaaaataatgtaatagttaatagaaattgacaaatatttattaatcattgatttatcgatagttcatatatatggcgcatcttcgaccggaggcaccggttgacttgaaatgatcctgtgaccgcgcgctctcccccctctatctcgaaaacggttcaccgtaaaaaaaattcaaacaaaatttgtagagaattttatactgtacaatattggtaatgaatacgaatgcaaaaattccataggaaatgagatatttacaaaaaaagctcaaaaaaccggtttttgggactttggaccttgaaattttatagttgcgtacaccctaccatatgtaggttttgagacaacttttagggtgtcaatatacaagtatttacagacttacagctgggtatctcgaattccgaggtgaacttactataatgactggactatagAAGCTTAGAAAAACCTGCCGCGCACGACAGTGTCGCTATGCAGTGTCTCATAGAACAATGTATACGCTTGACCGACAAATGCCACCGACATCAGCGAAGGAAAAAGCAAGCAACTCTCATATAGTCTTTACGACGTTTTAACAAGGAAAAAACATTTATACTTACCTATAGCAAGTGTTATTAGTAGGAAGCAAGAAATGTTGAACTTTATCTTAAGCTTCGAATCGGTAGTAGGGTCTGCTGCCTCCATCTGAGAGATGTGCATACATAACTCGGGCCATTTCATCGCTATACGCAGGAACAAGGCTGTTGTGATCAAACCAAAGAAGTAGAATAGTATGTCAGCTGAAAAacgaacattatttttactttcgaCCTCTTATGATCTTCATcataatcagcctagcctttcttccaattatcTTGgaggcttccagtcttaccacATGCagttggataccagtattttacctGGAGTAACTGCCTGCTGGACTTACACAACCCAGGGACCTGGGTCacaacacgatacccctcggtaagactggttgtcagactttcaagtttctgactactggtaacgactgttaaagatctttggAAATGACAGTCATATACAAGGCAGCATAAACCTTAGTTCCTCGACGATTTTTCTGTTGCAAATTCAAAGAGTTTCGTGCACAGTTAGGTCCTTCGTACACAAGGCTACGCCAATGTCTGATATTCAACAACTTCGGTCTTCAATCGACTACCGCCATACAAATACATTCGCGGGACAAATGTTGACACTATATGGACTTGTATCACTTGGAGACATGTAGACAAGAAGAACTCGCATTATACGAGATGGTGAGAGATGGTACTTTTCAGAAACAAAGCAGGTGCGTTATATAGATCACTGACAGGAGTATTATGCGTTTTATCCGGGGAAATACCCTCATAGGCGACCTTGAAGCCCCTCTTTATCGGCGGCGTTAGAATACCGGAAACATTTAACAAGTGCGGATATCCCGACACTGGCAGGGGGATTTTTAAATGTATCCAAGTTACAAAAGGATGTACTATTATCTTTTCTGCGGAAAGATAAAAAAGGCAATGCGTGCTTTCCTTTGGGGGAAAATGTACGCGAGATGAAGTGAAAAACGTTTCggatataattttacaaagagTGGGGAAACGCTCTGGAACAAAATCTGGTGAAATTTGTAgcgattttgaaataatatgctattatgaaattttgtaacaaacataaaaatatattaaattaataataagttatCACATTATTTGCtgaaaatgttaaaagaaaaaaaataatactgctTTTGAAAATCGAGTTATgcaaaacaactgtcaaattttctaattttatgtaatttaatactGTATTATGGTCCGACTGGTGGACAATATTCTCCTTCCAGATTGAGGAAAGTAGAAAGTCCACTTCTCAGGTGAAATGGGggtttaaagaacttttaaaagagaacatataaatatttctatgtaACTTACTTCCGGAGTCTATGCTGTTGAcgttatttctaaataaactaAGAACAAGTAGACATGCCATTACGGACTGTAATGCCATCGTCACGTATGTATAGATACAACGCCATGATGTTGCTTtgaacctgaaaaaaaaaaattatcaacaaaaaaatactcttgtcttgcggggacttttacaaatatacaaacaacggactcaaagtacaac
Above is a window of Anticarsia gemmatalis isolate Benzon Research Colony breed Stoneville strain chromosome 2, ilAntGemm2 primary, whole genome shotgun sequence DNA encoding:
- the LOC142978142 gene encoding gustatory receptor for sugar taste 64f-like, which translates into the protein MDLYSLGKFKKYKNDWNYPVQVRYQEHIQDKRSSNFHTAMKVTIIVGQCFGLNPVLGVCEKDPAKLRFKATSWRCIYTYVTMALQSVMACLLVLSLFRNNVNSIDSGTDILFYFFGLITTALFLRIAMKWPELCMHISQMEAADPTTDSKLKIKFNISCFLLITLAIVEHLFSELHGIALAIDCEPENPIYESHVRRSFPWVFMFVPYNMFYGIMTQIVNMTCTFNWNFPDLFVICMSIYLTSRLEQVNHRVVAAKDKNSPPSFWRTMREDYNKATYLVRKVDRIIGGLIFISFASNLFFVCSQLLHTLAVGIRPSDRCNNATVPDQRYMRGYEHSIYFAYSFIFLVARSLAVSLAAARVNAASLEPAYALYDVSSATYCVEIERFLDQIHGSTVALSGLQFFNVKRGLILTIAGTIVTYELVLMQFTGVTPTTSSP